In Lacinutrix sp. Bg11-31, the DNA window AAGATACTCGTGTTGCAGTTGTTAAGTCAAGAGAGAAGAAAGCAGATACTCGTGTTGAAGTTGTTAAGTCAAGAAAGAAGAAAAAGGATACTCGTGTTGCTGTTGTTGAGCCAAGTGAGAAGAAAGAAGATGCTCGTGATGTTAAGTCAAGAGAGAAAAAAGAAGTAGATACTGCTGTTGCGGTTGCAAAACCTAGAGTAGCTAAAGAGGAAATAATAGCTAAAATACCAGCAAGAACTCGTAAAGAAAAAGAAACAAGAGTGGTTTCTAATGTGAATAAAAAAAATGTGTTTGAAATAGCTGCCGAAAGAGAAGAGGCAAAAAGAATTGCACGACTTAAAAATGAAAAAGATAATCCTGTTGCTGAGGTAGTACAAAAAAGCCCAGAAAAGCAACCTACCACTTTAATAGAGGTTAAAAAGGTTACTTACAATCTTTCTCAACCAGATAACGATAAGACTATAGAAAAACAAACTCGTGAAGATTATAGAGCTAATAATCTACGTCCTAATGGAACACGATACGAAAACTAATTAATAGAGTAAGTATTTAGCTCGCATTGCATTAAAACTATCTAAGCCATCTTTCCAGGTGGCTTTTATGTTTTCTATAGTTTCGCCAGCTTCAATTTGTTTCTGCAGTTGTTTTGTACCTGCAAGCTTTGTAAAAAAGCCATTAGATAAAAAGAACTTACTTTTATCACTCGTAGTATTATAAGCATTAATTAAGTGGCTTAAATCTATCTCACCTAACTTTTGTTCTTTTGTTAGATTGTAACCATTGCAAGCCTTGTTTTCGTGCTTAGGGTACTTAGAACCAAAGTTAGGTTGCGGTGTAAAACTAAAATCAGATTTTGGTAAAAAAGGAGAGCCATAAATTTGAAACTGTAATTTGGTTCCTCGTCCAGCACTAACATTTGTACCTTCAAAAAAACAAAGACTAGGATATAAATTTATAGCAATATCATTAGGTAAGTTTGGAGACGGTTTAATAGGTAGACTATAAGCGTAATTATGCGAATAGTTCTTCATTTTAATAACCGTAAGTTCACATTTTATAGCGTTATCTAACCAACTTTCACCATTAATCATTTGTGCATATTCTCCAATCGTCATACCATGAACCACAGGAATAGGATGCATGCCAATAAAACTCTTATGTTCTTTTTCTAGAATTGGCCCATCTACATAATGTCCATTTGGGTTTGGTCTATCTAAAATAATAACAGGAATATTAGCTTCAGCACAAGCTTCCATAACATAATGTAGCGAAGAAATGTAAGTGTAAAAACGTGCACCAACATCTTGTATATCGAAAACCACAACATCTAAATTTTTTAATTGGGCTGCAGAAGGCTTTTTGTTTTTCCCGTAGAGAGAAATTATAGGCAAGCCAGTTTTGGTATCTAAACCATCTTTAACAATTTCTCCAGCATCAGCTTTACCTCTAAAACCATGCTCTGGAGCAAATACTTTTTTAATATTTACTTTATTAGAAATTAAAGAATCTACTATATGAATGTATCTGTCATTATCAAGAGTACTTGATGAAGTAATTTTATCCTTAAAAATAACAGAAGTCTGGTTTGCCACAACACCAACACGCTTACCTTCTAAAAGCTTTAAATACGCTTCAGTCTGGTTTGCACCAATAATAACATCATTTTGTGTTTGATTTAGAATCTCATTACTAGCACCATCATTTTGTACAGTTGCTTCCGTTTTCTCATTTCTTACTTCAGCCTTCTTACCAATAGCATCAAACTTATTAGCCTTTCCACAAGAAATTCCTAAAAAAAGAAATAATAAAACTGTATTTTTACACCACATTAATTGTACACTCATAACTTTTTTGAATTTCGAATATTTTATAGCAAAACGCATTATTGACAGTAAAGCGTATAAAAGTAGTATATCGGCACCAATAATAAAAATTGGAATCGTAGCAATTGCTTTGGGAATTATTGTAATGATGATTGCAATTGCCACAGGAATCGGACTTCAACAAAAAATAAGAGATAAAGTAGTCGCTTTTAATGGGCATATAAACATTACCAATTACGACACTAATAATTCTCAAGAAAGCGAAAATCCAATATCTATAAATCAAGATTTTTATCCAGATTTTAGTAGTGTACAAGGCATAAAACACCTTCAAGGTGTTGCAACAAAACACGCTATATTTAGGCAGCCGGATACTTTCGAGAGTGTTGTAATAAAAGGAGTTGGAGCAGATTACGATTGGCAATATCTAGAAGAATACTTAGTAGAAGGTGTCTTGCCAGACTTTACACAAAAACGAAATGAAGACCTTTTAATATCTCAATACTTTGCAAAAAGACTAAAGCTAAAAATTGGAGATACAGTAAACGCTTACTTTTTAAGAGAAGATATCTCTAAGCCTCCAAGAATTTTGCCATATAAAATTATAGGTATTTACAACTCAGGTTTTAAAGAATTCGACCAATTGTTTGCCATTGGAGACATCAAGCACATTCAACGTTTAAATAAATGGGAGCCAGACCAAATAGGCAATTTTGAAGTTTTTATAGACGATTTCGATGCTATAGACCAAAAAACAAAAGCCATTTTTCAAGAAACGCCCTCAACATTAAACGTAGAATCGGTAAAGCAAAAATTCGGGATGGTATTCGAGTGGATTGGTATTTTCGATAAAAATATTATTGGTATCATTGGTATCATGATTATAGTTGCAGGCATTAACATGATAACCGCATTACTAGTCCTAATACTCGAGCGCACACAAATGATTGGTATACTAAAAGCACTAGGAAGCAGCAGTAATAGCGTAAGAAAAATATTTGTTTACAACGCAACCTATCTTATAATTAAAGGTTTGTTTTGGGGAAATCTAATAGGTTTAAGTCTGTTATTTGCTCAAAAGTATTTTGGCTTTCTAAGCTTCCCAAACCCAGAGCAATATTACATGACCACCATTCCAGTATACATAAGTCTCGACTATATTATACTATTAAACATCGGCACATTTGTACTCTGCTTGGCAATGTTGCTAATCCCATCGTACATTATCACTAAAATTTCTCCAGTAAAAGCCATTCGTTTCGAGTAGCATGTTTTGGGCGTTACCTAAAGGTCGCGCTTTCCGCTATATCTTTTTTGCTTTTAATGGCAAAAAAGGATGCCGCATCAATCCCTAACGCAGGCTTATTAATTATGTTTAGTCATTTAAACCTGAAATTTTGGTTAGTTTAAGCCTTAATTACAGTGGCGCTAAGCTTTACTTAAAATGAACGTTAAAAGAAACAAAAGTATATTTCCATTTTAGTACTTTTGCAAAAGAAAAAGTAAAATAAAAAAAAGCATGCAATACGCAGAAAATATCCTTGAAACTATAGGAAACACACCACTAGTAAAAATAAACAAACTTACAGCAGAGTTACCATGTTTGGTACTCTCTAAATACGAAACCTTTAACCCAGGAAACTCGGTAAAAGATCGTATGGCATTACAAATGATTGAGGATGCCGAAGCAGATGGTAGATTAAAACCAGGAGGAACAATTATAGAAGGAACCTCTGGAAATACAGGAATGGGATTAGCATTAGCAGCAATTATAAAAGGCTACAAATGTATTTTTGTAATGGCAGATAAGCAGTCCAAAGAAAAAGTAGATATCTTAAAAGCAGTAGGAGCAGAAGTAGTAGTTTGCCCAACAGCAGTAGAACCAGACGATCCAAGATCGTACTACTCGGTATCTAAACGTTTAGGCGAAGAAACACCAAACTCATGGTACGTAAACCAATACGATAACCCAAGTAATGCAAAAGCACATTACCAAAGTACAGGACCAGAAATATGGAAACAGACAGATGGTAAAATAACACACTTTGTAGTTGGAGTAGGAACAGGAGGAACAATCTCTGGAGTTGGTAAATATTTAAAAGAACAAAATCCAAATATTAAAATTTGGGGAATAGACACTTACGGTTCAGTATTTAAAAAATACCACGAAACAGGAGTTTTCGACGAAAAAGAAATCTATCCATACGTAACCGAAGGTATTGGAGAAGACATTTTACCAAAAAATGTAGACTTCGATATTATCGATGGTTTTACTAAGGTAACAGATAAAGATGCTGCAGTTTACACACAGCGTTTAAGTAAAGAAGAAGGTATGTTTTTAGGTAATTCTGCTGGTGCAGCAATTAAAGGTGTGTTACAATTAAAAGAACACTTTACTAAAGACGATGTTGTTGTTGTATTGTTTCACGATCATGGTTCACGTTATGTAGGTAAAATGTTTAACGACGATTGGATGCGTAAAATGGGTTATATAGAGTAAACGTCATTGCGAGGACGAAGGACGTGGCAATCTCTTTATCGCTTTAACAGAATAAAAAAAGGAATCTCATAATAAAAAAGCAAAAAGCACAGTTTTAAAACTGTGCTTTTTTTGTTTCATCTTCTTGAGCTTAAATCGGCATTTACCTTTTCGTTAAGAACTTGAATCACCGTTTTTTTTAACTCATCATAGTCAAAATTCTCATCAAATTTATATGGTAAAGATGTGTGCGTTCCATTGATTTCCATTCCAAGATTATATTTTGGTTCGCCTGATTTAACAGGATTGGGTGCGTTTTCCATCTGGATGGTAATTTTAGCTTTTCCATTTTCGTTTAACACATAAAAAACATGCTTATAAAAATATTTATTTTCTTTTACAGCAAAGTATTCCATAGCATGTACTCTTTTGTCTTTCCAAATGAATTTGTCTAAGCAAAACCATTTTTTTCGATAGACATTTAATGTGTCTTTGGAGTAGTTTTCATATAATCTCTGTTTATATGTTTCAGCTTTTTTATATTCCTTTTTAGCATAATAAACTTGTATAATTTCAGAATAATAACCAAAACCTTTAGGGCGTAATTCGTTTAGTTCTTTAAATGCAATTAGTGCTTTGTCGTATTCCTTAGATAACAGTTCGTGATTTGCAATATTTTTAATAAGATTAATATAAGATTCTGAATCTTTTGAGATATTATCCTTTGCAATATAAAAAGATTTGATTGCGTTTTTTATGTCATTTTTCATCAAATAAACCAAAGGAATCTGTGTAAATATATAATCAGGAGGATTTTCTTTTTTTATTGCAGATTTATAAAGGCTAAGAGCTTTGTCTGACCTACCTAAAAAGCAATATGAATTTCCAAGCGCACCTAAATAACTGCTTTCATTTGGGTTTAATTTAATTGCTTTTTTTAATAATTTAATAGCAGTAGAAAACTTCCTTTTATAATTATAGTAAACACCTTTGCTGAAAAAAGTATCTGGATCTGTTTTATCTTTTTTTATAGATAAGTCTATTAATTTTAAGAAATTATTATAATCAGATTTGCTATAATATGTCATTCCAACATAATAAACAGCTTTTGCTGAATAGTTTTTTACATTACCAGAATATTCAGATATAATCTTGTCATATTGTTTGTTTTCATATAGCGTTTTTATAGTATTTGTAAAGTCTTCTTGTGTATAGCCAACAAGACTTGTTAAACCAATCAATACTATAATAATAATTTTATTCATGCTCGTTTTTAATTACACACAATGTCTCGTTGATATAAAATCGTTTCAATGTTTTATATCATACGTTAAACGAAGTTAGTAGAAAAAAATGACAAAGTCAAGTTTGTAATGCTAAAGAAAACAGCTATTTAAATGGGAATTATATGTCTTTCTTCGTTAAGCATCTTCCTCTAGGTTCATCACCTTCCTTAAGTACAATTTCAGAATGTAGAAACTTAGCAGCTTCTGCAGAACCTTTTACTTTAGAAGCACTACGTTCTAGCATTTCTAATTCAAATGTAGTTAATACGCTTTGCCTCACTCCAGCTTTTCTCCATTGAGATAATGGTCTACATTCTCTTGAGATTCCTCGAGCCAATGCCAGCGCATCTAGCAAAGCCTGATTTGCACCTTGTCCTTTAAATGGGCTCATAGGATGAGCTGCATCTCCTATTAGAGTTACTGGTCCAGCTTTATCTAATAATTCTATATCTAGTAATTCTCGATCGTATACAGGATAACCAGAAATTTGAGCTTCTAGTGTTGCTGCAACAATTTGCGGAATGGGATCGTGCCATTGTGTTCTTTTAGATGCTTCTTCTTTTAGAGCTTTAGGTCCTATAGCACTCAACGCTTTTGCTTTCTTTTCTGTTATTGGAAAACTAAGTTGCCACATTATTGAGTTATTGTTATAAGGCATCATATAAATGCGCTCATTACCATTAGCGGTTTGAAATACCGTTTCCGAGTCTAGCAAAGGACTATCAAGTCCATCGAGAGTATCTAAAGGACAAATACCTAATATTACAATACAATCTAGGTAACGTAATGGGTTAATAGCCTCACCAATTAACAATTTTCTTACAGTACTTCGAATACCATCGGCTCCAACCACAAGGTCTGCCTTAGCGATTTTTAATTTCCCATCTACTTTAAAACTTAAATCAACACTTTCTCCTTTAGACTCCTTAAAATCTACTAATTGATGTCCCCAATTTACCATATTATGTCCACCGAGTTGTTCAAGTAGCGCTAAACGTAAAGATTGTCGTGCAATATGTACATTTGTGCGCTTCGAAGATTTTTTATCACCAGACTGTATCCACTTTCTCATTCCCCATTCACCAATAACTTTTCCTTCTGTAGTATGAACCACATGTCTTGTTGAAATTACACCTTCTTTTAGCGCAAAAACACCTAATCCTTTAATAGCTTTACTGGCTTGTTGTAAGGTGAGGCCGTAACCTTGAGATCGTGCTTCGAAGTTATTATCGCGCTCATAAAGAGTAAAAGGAATGCCACGATGTAAACAAGCTACAGCTAAAGCTACTCCTCCAATACCACCACCAATAATAGCAACATGAGGATGGTTTTCTGTATCTGCTACAGGATGACTAGTAGATGCAACTAAGCCAGATCCTTTACAATTTAAACATGAATATAAGCTTCCTTTTGGGCGAACAGGTGCTTTTTTAACACTATTTGTTTTTTCAAATAATCTTAATGCCTCCTGATAGTTGAGTCGTGCTTTTTTGCGTAATTTTCGTCTCTTTTTGCCACGCCCTTTACATTCCTTACATATATTCCAGATAGCCTCTTTGTTTTTCATCTTTATTATTTAACCAAATATCAATGTTGTTGTGTGTAAAATGTTTTGTGTTTGTGTGCTAAGATTTTTCTGAGGGAAAATCAGGCGTAATAAAAGAGGGACAACCTTTCGTTATGCCCAAAATAGTAATTATTTTTATAGATTGTTGTGCAACGTTTTTATCAGTTTGGAATTCCAACTCTTGTAAATAATTCACGCATTTCAACTAGTTCAAATTCATTTTTGAAATTTCCTAAAATTCGTTTTTTTCCGTTATCTAATTCCAATGAGAATCTTTTTCTGCCAAATACAGATTTTTCATTTAGTCGTTTAATTTCTCCGATTTTAATTTTCTCTGCTGTGGAATTTTTGAAAAGAAAGAAATAGAGAGCAATTATAGAAACAATTCCTATCGCAATCCAAAAATATTCAATTATTCCATATCCCGTTTTATTCTGTCCAATTAAACGGGTTAAAGCGTTTGCTAAATTCAATATCATTAAAATCTTTAATATCAGATATTGATTTTTAAGTCCATCTTTAATTTCAATTGTGTTTTCTGATTCGTTATATTCTATTTTCATTGTATTAGGTTTCTGCCAAATGTTGTTCAAATCCTTAATATAAGATAAACTCAATCAATATAACTAATGCAGAATCTAGTGTTAGAGTTGTGGTTATGTTTTGTACTCCCAAAAAAACTCCAGGATTAAACGAAGTTCGACTATTTTTTTATAAAGTAAAGTTTAATGTTTAAGTAAATACGTACATTTAAAACATGCAAGAAGATTTTCTCCATTACCTCTGGAAACATAAAAAATTAGAGACTACTAATCTTAAAACCACAAAAGATGAATTGGTTGCGTTAATAAACGTAGGAGAGCATAACCATAACGCTGGACCAGACTTTTTTAATGCACAATTAAAAATAGGAAGCCAGATTTGGGCAGGAAATTTAGAAATTCATATAAAATCTAGCGATTGGTATTTACATAACCATGAAACAGATAGTAATTACGACAATGTAATTATGCATGTAGTTTGGGAACATGACACCGAAATATTTAGAAAAGACAATACAGAAATACCAACACTAGAATTAAAACACTACGTAACAAAAGAAGCACTAAATAACTACCAGAAATTATTCAGTAATACTCAAAAGTGGATGAATTGTGAAAACGATTTTGCATCAATTCCAGAATTTACTATTTCTAATTGGTTAGAGCGTTTGTATTTTGAACGGTTAGAGCGCAAAGCAAACGATATTACAATTGTATTAGAACAAAGTACTAATAACTGGGAAGCTGTTTTATTTAAAATGTTATCTAAAAACTTTGGGCTAAAAGTAAATGGTGAAGCTTTTGCTAGTATTGCTAATTCTTTCGATTTTTCGATAATAAGAAAACAGCAATCTAAACTACTAAGTTTAGAAGCCTTATTATTTGGGCAAGCAGAATTACTAAAAGAAGATTGCCAAGAACCATACTTTATAGCACTAGAAAAAGAATATCAGTTTTTAAAACAAAAATTTAGTTTGTCTTCTAAAAACGTAACACCTCTGCATTTTTTTAGATTACGACCGCCAAATTTCCCAACCATTCGTTTATCACAATTAGCGAATATGTATTATTTACATCAAAATGTGTTTTCAAAAATAATAGAAGCTAAAACCTTAGAGGATTTCTATAAGTTGTTTTCTGTAGAAACTTCTGTTTTTTGGGAAACACACTATACTTTTAGTAAAGTATCTAAATCATCAAAAAAGAGATTAACAAAATCCTTTATAGATTTGCTGTTAATCAATACTATTATTCCTATAAAATTTAGCTATGCTAAACAATTAGGTAAATCTATAGACGATGACATTGTGCAATTGCTTCAGCAAATAACTTCAGAAAAAAATAGCATTGTCAATAAATTTAATAGCTTAAAAAAGGTTTCTAAATCTGCATTAGACTCTCAAGCTTTAATTCAGCTTAAAACAGAGTATTGTAATAAAAATAAATGTTTGCAATGTGCTATTGGGAATCAGTTGCTTAATAAAATATCAAACTAATTTAGAATTAAAATAGAAAAGGTTTTATTACCTTGCACTATGCAAATAGCACGAAATACATTGTTGTTTTTTCAAAAGCATGGTTATCATGTTTGTCAGCGAATAGCAGATAGGTTAGGTATTCGTGCAAAAATTGTACGTACCTCTTTTATGTATTTAACATTTATAACTGTTGGTTTCGGTTTTGCTTTATATTTATTTATGGCTTTCTGGATGCGAATAAAAGATATCGTATATACTAAAAGATCCTCAGTTTTCGACTTGTAAAAAAATGGTGAATTCACTACTTAAATTTTTTAGAACAAAAATATATTTAGCCATTGCGCTATTAATATTTGTATTATTAACAGGTGTCCTAGGATTTAAAATGATCTCAGGATACTCTTGGGTAGATGCTATTTACATGACGGTTATTACTATTACAACCGTAGGTTTTGGAGAGGTGCAACCGCTGGATGATAGCTCCAAAATATTTACTGTATTTTTAATTTTATCTAGTGTTGTAATAGTAGGTTACGCACTTTCTATTATTACCGAGTATATTATTAGTAGAAATAACTTCGATGAGCTAAAAAAGAAAAAGATGCAAAAGAAAATTGATAGTTTCAAAAATCACACTATTATCTGTGGATTTGGACGTAATGGAAAACAGGCGGCTAAAAAATTAATGTCTTATAAAAAGCCATTTGTAATTATAGAGAAAAATAAAGATATTATAGAGAAGTTCCAGAGTGAAACAATACCAATGGTATTTGGTAATGCTAACGAAGATGAAATACTTTTACAAGCAGGTTTAGAAAGAGCAGGTACACTAATTTCGGCTTTGCCAAGTGATGCAGATAATCTATTTGTGGTGCTTTCTGCGAGGCAAATAAATAAAAATGCATGCATAATTAGTCGTGCTTCTCGTGAAACCTCTTATCAAAAATTAAAATTAGCAGGCGCAAATAATGTTATTTCACCAGATAGAATTGGTGGAGATCACATGGCGTCTTTAGTTGTAGTTCCAGATTTAATCGAGTTTATAGATAATCTAGCTGTAGGTGGAAACGAAAATGTAAATATTGAAGAAATAGATGTAGATAAACTCTATAACACGTCTAATAAAGTGCAGACTATTAAGGATTTAGATTTGAGAAACAAAACTGGTTGTACAGTTATTGGTTTTAAAGGAAGCGATGGAGAATACATTGTAAATCCAGAAGCCGAAACAAAATTAGTACCACATTCTAAGGTTATTGTTCTTGGAAGACCAGAGCAAATACAAGAGCTTAATTCTATCTACGATTTAGATTAGTGTTAATATTTTAACGACTACCATTTTATAAACTCAGCATTTTTTTGCATCTTGCTGTTCTTAAACTAAAAACTAACTAACTAAAAACACATTATGAAGAAGTATCTTCTTTCAATTTTCTCATTAATTTTACCACTATTATCTTTGGCTCAAGATGCTACAGAAATAGGTATCGATCAAAAAATCGATAATGCCTTTGGAAGCGCTACAGGTTGGTTTGTAGATATAATATTTTATAGAATAGATTTTGGAGGAGGCGTAAAAATATTTTGGGTTTTATTTCCTTTAATCCTTGGAGCTTTATATTTTACCTTTTACTTTAAATTTATAAACTTTAGAGGATTTTTTACTTCAGTAAATATTGTTAGAGGTAAATACGATCATTTAGATGGTGCAGATGATAAAAGTGTGCAGGATCTACATGTGGCTGGAGATTCAACTCCAGGTGGAGATTCTATTGAAACCATTAAGATTGAAAATCATGAAGGAGAGGTTAGTCATTTCCAAGCATTAACAGCAGCTTTATCAGCAACTGTAGGTCTAGGAAACATAGCAGGTGTTGCCATTGCTGTTTCAATTGGTGGAGCAGGAGCAACGTTTTGGATGATTGTAGCTGGATTTTTAGGTATGGCTTCAAAATTTGTAGAATGTACTTTAGGTGTAAAATACAGAGATATAGAAGCAGATGGTACTGTTTACGGTGGACCAATGTACTACTTAACTAAAGGACTAAAATCTAAAGGTCTTGGTGGTTTAGGTAAAGTGCTAGCAGTATTGTTTGCAATATTTGTTATTGGTGGTTCTTTTGGAGGTGGAAACATGTTCCAAGTTAATCAAGCATTTCAATTAGTAGAAAATATTACTGGAGGAGAGCAATCTTTCCTACATGGTTATGGTTGGGCATTTGGTCTTGTTATGGCTATTTTAGTTGGTATCGTTATTATTGGAGGTATTAAAAAAATAGCTAGTGTTACAGATAAAATTGTACCGTTTATGGTTGCTATTTATGTAGCAGCATCATTATTCGTAATCATTTCTAAATCAGATATGATTGGATCAGCTTTTCTTGCAATTTGGGATGGAGCATTTAGCCCAGAAGGAATTGCTGGTGGTGTAGTAGGTGTATTAGTACAAGGATTTAGACGTGCAGCGTTCTCAAACGAAGCAGGTATTGGTTCGGCTTCTATAGCGCACGCAGCAGTAAAAACAAAATATGCAGCAAGTGAAGGTTTAGTAGCATTATTAGAACCTTTCATAGATACAGTTGTTGTTTGTACAATGACGGCTTTAGTATTAATTATTACTGGTTTTGTAGATCCATCTAATCCTCCAGGAAGTGATGCTCAAGCAATATTATTAACGTCTAGTGCATTCGAATCTTCAATCTCATGGTTTCCATATGTATTAACTGTAGCAGTTGTTTTATTTGCATTCAGTTCAATGATATCATGGTCTTACTATGGTTACCAAGGATGGTCTTACCTATTCGGACGTACTAAAAAAGCAGAGTACACTTATAAAGTTATCTTTTGTGTATTTGTAGTTATTGGAGCAGCAGCAAGTTTAGGTTCTGTAATTGGTTTCTCAGATGCTATGGTATTTGCAATGATGGTTCCAAACATGATTGGTCTGGTACTTCTTGCACCTAAAGTAAAGGAAGAGCTTCTAAAGTATACGACTGCCATTAAAGCTAATAAAGAATAACATATAGTATTAATATGAAAAATATAAGATCCCATTTCAAGTTCACTAAGCAACAACGAAATGGGATTTTTTTATTACTATTACTTATCGTTACCTTTCAATGTGTTTATGCATATGTTAGTTTTTCTTCGGAAGAAATAAGCGTTGACTTAAAAGCGTTACAATTATTTCAAGCAGAAATAGATTCACTAAAATTGGTTGAAGTTGAAAAACGTAAACCAAAAATCTACCCTTTCAATCCAAACTTTATTACAGATTATAAAGGCTATACCTTGGGTATGACAAATGAAGAAATTGATAGGCTTTCAAAATTTCGAGCTAAAAACCAATGGGTGAATTCAGCAAAACAGTTCCAACAAGTCACAAAAGTTTCAGATTCTGTCTTTAATAAAATCTCACCATATTTTAAATTTCCAGATTGGGTAACAAATCCAAAGCCTAAAAAACAATACACAAAGTCTTTTAATACTAGTAAACCTAAGACGGAAGCTGAGAAGATAGATTTAAACGTCGCAACAGCAATGCAGCTTCAAAAGGTTTATGGAATAGGTGAAGCGTATTCAGAGCGTATAATAAAATACCGTACAAAACAAAATGGTTTTGTTTCATTAATAGAATTAAACGAAGTCTATGGTTTAAAACCTGAAACGATAGAAGAACTTAAAAAATCTTTTAGTTTAAAAACACCAAAAGCAATCAGTAAAATTAATTTAAACACAGCTTCTAAATCAGAATTGGTAACAGCTAGATTTATAGATTACGAAATTGCCCATAATATTATTGAATATAGAACTCTTCACGAAGGCTTTGAAAATATTGAGGAATTAACAAAAGTTAAAGACTTTCCGGTAAAAAAAATAGAGATAATTAAGTTATATTTACAGCTTAATTAGAATATAATAAAATGGATAGTAGATACTTCACCGAAGAACATAATTTATTTAGAGAAAGTTTATCAGATTTCTTACAAAAAGAAGTTGTTCCACATATAGATAAGTGGGAAAAAACTGGACACATAGAACGTTTTATTTGGGAAAAATTTGGAGAAATGGGCTTTTTCGGGATAGCATATCCAGAAGCTTATGGAGGAATGGATTTAGATCTGTTTTATACCGTTATATTTTTAGAAGAACTTCAAAAAGTGAATTCTGGTGGTTTTGCTGCTGCAATGTGGGCACATGCTTACTTAGCAATGACACATGTAAATGCAGAAGGAAGTGAAGAAGTAAAACAAAAATATTTAACCAAAAGTATAACAGGTGAAATGATTGGTGCAATGGCAGTAACCGAACCTTTTGGAGGTAGTGATGTTGCAGGAATGCGAACAACTGCTGTTAAAAAGGGAGATACTTACGTGTTAAACGGATCTAAAACATTTATTACAAATGGTGTATATAGCGATTATATTGTAGTAGCTGCCAAAACAAGTCCAGAACTTGGTAATAAAGGTATTAGTATGTTTATTGTAGATAGAGACACTAAAGGTGTTAGCGCAACAAAATTAGATAAATTAGGTTGGAGAGCTAGTGATACAGGAGAAATTGCATTCGATAATGTAACCATTCCTGCAAGCCATTTAATGGGAGAAGAAGGAAAAGGGTTTC includes these proteins:
- a CDS encoding exo-beta-N-acetylmuramidase NamZ domain-containing protein → MSVQLMWCKNTVLLFLFLGISCGKANKFDAIGKKAEVRNEKTEATVQNDGASNEILNQTQNDVIIGANQTEAYLKLLEGKRVGVVANQTSVIFKDKITSSSTLDNDRYIHIVDSLISNKVNIKKVFAPEHGFRGKADAGEIVKDGLDTKTGLPIISLYGKNKKPSAAQLKNLDVVVFDIQDVGARFYTYISSLHYVMEACAEANIPVIILDRPNPNGHYVDGPILEKEHKSFIGMHPIPVVHGMTIGEYAQMINGESWLDNAIKCELTVIKMKNYSHNYAYSLPIKPSPNLPNDIAINLYPSLCFFEGTNVSAGRGTKLQFQIYGSPFLPKSDFSFTPQPNFGSKYPKHENKACNGYNLTKEQKLGEIDLSHLINAYNTTSDKSKFFLSNGFFTKLAGTKQLQKQIEAGETIENIKATWKDGLDSFNAMRAKYLLY
- a CDS encoding FtsX-like permease family protein gives rise to the protein MNFEYFIAKRIIDSKAYKSSISAPIIKIGIVAIALGIIVMMIAIATGIGLQQKIRDKVVAFNGHINITNYDTNNSQESENPISINQDFYPDFSSVQGIKHLQGVATKHAIFRQPDTFESVVIKGVGADYDWQYLEEYLVEGVLPDFTQKRNEDLLISQYFAKRLKLKIGDTVNAYFLREDISKPPRILPYKIIGIYNSGFKEFDQLFAIGDIKHIQRLNKWEPDQIGNFEVFIDDFDAIDQKTKAIFQETPSTLNVESVKQKFGMVFEWIGIFDKNIIGIIGIMIIVAGINMITALLVLILERTQMIGILKALGSSSNSVRKIFVYNATYLIIKGLFWGNLIGLSLLFAQKYFGFLSFPNPEQYYMTTIPVYISLDYIILLNIGTFVLCLAMLLIPSYIITKISPVKAIRFE
- a CDS encoding PLP-dependent cysteine synthase family protein, translating into MQYAENILETIGNTPLVKINKLTAELPCLVLSKYETFNPGNSVKDRMALQMIEDAEADGRLKPGGTIIEGTSGNTGMGLALAAIIKGYKCIFVMADKQSKEKVDILKAVGAEVVVCPTAVEPDDPRSYYSVSKRLGEETPNSWYVNQYDNPSNAKAHYQSTGPEIWKQTDGKITHFVVGVGTGGTISGVGKYLKEQNPNIKIWGIDTYGSVFKKYHETGVFDEKEIYPYVTEGIGEDILPKNVDFDIIDGFTKVTDKDAAVYTQRLSKEEGMFLGNSAGAAIKGVLQLKEHFTKDDVVVVLFHDHGSRYVGKMFNDDWMRKMGYIE
- a CDS encoding lipopolysaccharide assembly protein LapB, which produces MNKIIIIVLIGLTSLVGYTQEDFTNTIKTLYENKQYDKIISEYSGNVKNYSAKAVYYVGMTYYSKSDYNNFLKLIDLSIKKDKTDPDTFFSKGVYYNYKRKFSTAIKLLKKAIKLNPNESSYLGALGNSYCFLGRSDKALSLYKSAIKKENPPDYIFTQIPLVYLMKNDIKNAIKSFYIAKDNISKDSESYINLIKNIANHELLSKEYDKALIAFKELNELRPKGFGYYSEIIQVYYAKKEYKKAETYKQRLYENYSKDTLNVYRKKWFCLDKFIWKDKRVHAMEYFAVKENKYFYKHVFYVLNENGKAKITIQMENAPNPVKSGEPKYNLGMEINGTHTSLPYKFDENFDYDELKKTVIQVLNEKVNADLSSRR
- a CDS encoding NAD(P)/FAD-dependent oxidoreductase, with product MKNKEAIWNICKECKGRGKKRRKLRKKARLNYQEALRLFEKTNSVKKAPVRPKGSLYSCLNCKGSGLVASTSHPVADTENHPHVAIIGGGIGGVALAVACLHRGIPFTLYERDNNFEARSQGYGLTLQQASKAIKGLGVFALKEGVISTRHVVHTTEGKVIGEWGMRKWIQSGDKKSSKRTNVHIARQSLRLALLEQLGGHNMVNWGHQLVDFKESKGESVDLSFKVDGKLKIAKADLVVGADGIRSTVRKLLIGEAINPLRYLDCIVILGICPLDTLDGLDSPLLDSETVFQTANGNERIYMMPYNNNSIMWQLSFPITEKKAKALSAIGPKALKEEASKRTQWHDPIPQIVAATLEAQISGYPVYDRELLDIELLDKAGPVTLIGDAAHPMSPFKGQGANQALLDALALARGISRECRPLSQWRKAGVRQSVLTTFELEMLERSASKVKGSAEAAKFLHSEIVLKEGDEPRGRCLTKKDI